From the genome of Sulfurihydrogenibium subterraneum DSM 15120, one region includes:
- a CDS encoding c-type cytochrome — protein sequence MKKALSLLALSTLIISSNAGTDKFEDDVIEAKQIANITEESLLSSPTKKITLYQQYSVALNDANAKKIIEEQKPIEAEVSIGYNQKEIGILIKWKDETKSVQPAMATNKYGDGVSVQFPIKYGKGTTFAYIGMGDTKHPVMTYLKKAVEGRDYQKAFIAEGFGSLTEIQEKGYTFTMKYDDANKQWIAYIKKLIKTADLNLASGMVPVSFAIWDGDSLNRDGNKVISNWKFIKMGNAKVDPNYLKYISWGYGEIGNPERGKELMIQNGCNGCHRFADQTTAPEGLAPNLSKIGGYSNPAYLRESIVNPNDVVIRNLNINRHYNKSAEKDKNGAYPNNDMYTWYIKDEKGNLTSKMPPYAHLSEQDLKDIVAYLKTLK from the coding sequence ATGAAAAAAGCTTTATCTTTACTCGCTTTATCAACTTTAATAATATCTTCTAACGCTGGTACAGATAAGTTTGAAGATGATGTTATAGAAGCTAAACAAATTGCAAATATAACAGAAGAAAGCCTCTTATCATCTCCTACAAAAAAAATAACTTTATACCAACAATATTCAGTCGCTTTAAATGATGCAAACGCTAAAAAAATAATAGAAGAACAAAAACCAATAGAAGCAGAAGTTTCCATAGGTTATAACCAAAAGGAAATAGGTATATTAATAAAGTGGAAAGATGAAACAAAGTCAGTCCAGCCTGCTATGGCTACAAATAAGTATGGAGATGGTGTATCTGTCCAGTTTCCGATAAAGTATGGTAAAGGAACAACCTTTGCTTACATAGGAATGGGAGATACAAAGCATCCTGTTATGACTTACTTAAAGAAAGCTGTAGAAGGAAGAGATTATCAAAAAGCATTTATAGCTGAAGGTTTTGGAAGTTTAACAGAAATTCAAGAAAAAGGTTATACCTTTACAATGAAGTACGACGATGCAAACAAACAATGGATAGCATATATTAAAAAACTTATAAAAACAGCTGATTTAAACCTTGCTTCTGGAATGGTTCCAGTATCTTTTGCAATATGGGACGGTGATTCTTTAAACAGAGATGGAAATAAAGTTATATCTAACTGGAAGTTTATAAAAATGGGTAATGCAAAAGTAGACCCTAACTACTTAAAATACATTTCTTGGGGATACGGTGAGATAGGTAATCCAGAAAGAGGAAAAGAGCTTATGATTCAAAACGGATGTAATGGTTGTCATAGATTTGCAGACCAAACTACAGCTCCCGAAGGTTTAGCTCCTAACCTTTCAAAAATAGGAGGATACTCCAACCCTGCATACTTAAGAGAATCTATAGTAAATCCAAACGATGTTGTAATTAGAAACCTTAACATAAACAGACACTATAACAAATCCGCTGAGAAAGATAAAAACGGAGCTTATCCAAATAATGATATGTACACTTGGTATATAAAAGATGAGAAGGGCAATCTAACTTCTAAGATGCCACCTTACGCTCACTTATCTGAACAGGATTTAAAAGATATTGTAGCGTACTTGAAAACTTTAAAATAA
- a CDS encoding sulfurtransferase — MKKVFTLAAAGLLTVAATSKAADLLISVDQAKDLVGKAVFVCGDDPKTFQAGHIPGAQNAYAHDIHFLSDIKKCGGLPMCESTAQKFISELGISNNSHVIAYDDGKGPNASGVWFFLYLYGVDNVQMLDGGFATWKAKGLPVETGPAKKPAPGKFTVKVRKDILATKDEVLKVSKEPNYVILDARRFEEYTGKTLLEALEAPGKHKQVERGGHIPGAKFFEWKKLAANPNGEPDKPIFKPVDQIKKQLERAGITPDKTVISYCHVGLGRGSFVFAALKLAGYPKAKVYVGSWDEWGNDKSLPLEQ, encoded by the coding sequence ATGAAGAAAGTTTTCACACTCGCAGCAGCAGGACTCTTAACAGTAGCAGCAACTTCAAAAGCTGCAGATTTACTCATCTCTGTAGACCAAGCAAAAGACTTGGTTGGAAAAGCAGTATTTGTGTGTGGTGATGACCCAAAAACTTTCCAAGCAGGACATATTCCAGGAGCTCAAAATGCTTACGCTCACGACATTCACTTCCTCTCTGACATTAAAAAGTGTGGCGGACTTCCTATGTGTGAATCTACTGCACAAAAGTTCATATCTGAGCTTGGAATTAGCAACAACTCTCACGTAATAGCTTATGACGATGGTAAAGGACCTAACGCATCTGGTGTATGGTTCTTCCTTTACTTATACGGAGTTGACAACGTTCAAATGTTAGACGGTGGTTTTGCTACTTGGAAAGCAAAAGGATTACCTGTAGAAACAGGACCTGCTAAAAAACCAGCTCCTGGTAAGTTTACTGTAAAAGTAAGAAAAGATATATTAGCTACAAAAGATGAAGTATTAAAGGTTTCAAAAGAACCTAACTATGTGATACTTGATGCAAGAAGATTTGAAGAATACACAGGTAAAACTCTATTGGAAGCATTGGAAGCTCCTGGAAAACACAAGCAAGTTGAAAGAGGTGGACACATTCCTGGGGCTAAATTCTTTGAATGGAAAAAACTTGCAGCTAACCCTAACGGTGAACCTGACAAACCTATATTTAAACCTGTAGATCAAATCAAAAAACAACTTGAAAGAGCTGGAATTACTCCTGATAAAACAGTTATCTCTTACTGTCACGTAGGACTTGGAAGAGGTTCTTTCGTATTTGCGGCTTTAAAACTAGCAGGATATCCTAAAGCAAAAGTTTATGTTGGTTCTTGGGACGAATGGGGTAATGATAAATCTTTACCTTTAGAACAGTAA
- a CDS encoding 4Fe-4S dicluster domain-containing protein has protein sequence MKLGFLVDLSRCMGCMACAVSCKAENDVPLHSWRLRVKYIDQGEFPEVKRHFVPLRCNHCENAPCERICPVSALHYLPNGIVNVDHNRCIGCASCMMACPYNAIYIDPITNSADKCTYCAHRIEVGMMPACVVACPTHANIFGDLDDPESEISKYLKEHKDIMVRKPELNTKPKHFYVRGSTVDLDPLSSERPEGYTLFTEVKFLDHIGGH, from the coding sequence ATGAAACTTGGATTCTTGGTGGATTTAAGTAGATGTATGGGGTGTATGGCTTGTGCTGTATCATGTAAAGCCGAAAATGATGTTCCTTTACATAGTTGGAGATTAAGAGTTAAATATATAGACCAAGGAGAATTTCCAGAGGTAAAAAGACATTTTGTTCCTCTTAGATGTAATCACTGTGAAAATGCTCCTTGTGAAAGAATTTGTCCTGTAAGTGCATTACATTACCTTCCTAACGGTATTGTAAACGTAGACCATAACAGATGTATTGGGTGTGCATCTTGTATGATGGCTTGTCCCTACAATGCAATTTACATAGACCCAATAACAAACTCTGCGGATAAGTGTACTTATTGTGCTCATAGAATAGAAGTTGGAATGATGCCAGCTTGTGTAGTTGCATGTCCAACTCATGCAAACATATTTGGCGATTTAGATGACCCTGAAAGTGAAATTTCTAAATATTTAAAAGAACATAAAGATATAATGGTTAGAAAACCAGAGTTAAACACAAAGCCAAAACACTTCTACGTAAGAGGTTCTACAGTTGATCTTGACCCACTATCTTCAGAAAGACCAGAAGGTTATACACTCTTTACAGAAGTTAAGTTTTTAGACCATATAGGAGGGCATTAA
- a CDS encoding DNA gyrase/topoisomerase IV subunit A: MEDIKKIPIEEEIKSAYIDYAMSVIAGRAIPDVRDGLKPVQRRILYAMYELGLLPNKPYKKSARVVGETLGKFHPHGDTSVYDALVRMAQDFTMRYPLIDGQGNFGSIDGDPQAAMRYTEARLTKLAVEMLEDIDKNTVDMIPNFDSSLEEPTVLPSKFPNLICNGTSGIAVGLATSIPPHNFTEVAEALKYLAQFPDATVEELCQFIKGPDFPTGGIITNSHEEIIDIYKTARGSITIKGKARIEKLPGNRQRIVIYEIPYQVNKVELIKKIAELVRTGKEKGISDLRDESDRTGIRIVIELKRDANPEKVLKKLYKSTPLEKNFPVNLTVLVDKQPKVLSLKEILQEFIKHRLEVITRRTLFDLEKAENRLHIVEGLIVALENADKVIDIVRSSKDTSQARELLTTRYNLTETQANAILDMRLARFTALETSKLKEEKKDLESQIENYKKILSSEEEKIKVFIKEMDEMLSKYSDERKTTISVEKELTFKEYFMFAVMSSGKVYNQKVDENIDKNEILQKIVNSISLNSVEGEKIISIQEVESSKPVAFFTKEGKADWSLVIDLPKGEGKLKVDSEIVGTIYQGEGEENRVFLITKKGIIKRMFDEDIFYKSHNHTVMPLNEGDELAVAIADQNPSYIGIYTKNADLLLFERNEVRVTGDKAKGVEGIDLDPSDEVAGSFLIDGHNYILVATSKGYMKLVEKSEFPIKKRGQKGLMAIKLDNKDDYVVSMIPIDIGEEVLIQTKHGKLLKIKIDPSIIPIGKRTSAGENKFNFEADSIMKVIKLPKFEVVENDS; encoded by the coding sequence ATGGAAGACATTAAAAAAATTCCTATAGAGGAAGAAATAAAAAGTGCATACATAGACTATGCAATGTCTGTTATAGCTGGAAGGGCTATTCCAGACGTTAGAGACGGTCTTAAACCCGTCCAAAGAAGAATTTTGTATGCAATGTACGAACTTGGACTACTACCAAACAAACCTTATAAAAAATCTGCGAGAGTAGTAGGTGAGACTTTAGGTAAATTCCATCCTCACGGAGATACTTCCGTTTACGATGCACTTGTTAGAATGGCTCAAGACTTTACTATGAGATACCCACTTATAGATGGTCAAGGAAACTTCGGTTCAATAGATGGAGACCCTCAAGCTGCAATGCGTTATACAGAAGCAAGACTTACAAAACTTGCCGTTGAAATGCTTGAGGACATAGATAAAAATACCGTTGATATGATACCAAACTTCGACTCATCGTTAGAAGAACCGACTGTTTTACCTTCAAAGTTTCCAAACCTTATATGCAACGGAACATCTGGAATTGCAGTTGGACTTGCTACAAGTATTCCTCCTCACAACTTTACAGAAGTTGCAGAAGCTCTAAAATACCTTGCTCAATTTCCAGACGCAACAGTTGAGGAGCTCTGTCAGTTCATAAAAGGTCCAGATTTTCCAACTGGTGGAATAATAACAAACTCTCACGAAGAAATAATAGATATATACAAAACAGCAAGAGGTTCCATAACAATAAAAGGTAAAGCAAGGATTGAAAAACTGCCCGGAAACAGACAAAGAATAGTCATTTACGAGATACCTTATCAAGTTAACAAAGTAGAACTTATAAAAAAGATAGCAGAACTTGTTAGAACAGGAAAAGAAAAAGGTATATCAGATTTAAGAGATGAATCAGATAGAACGGGTATAAGAATAGTTATAGAACTTAAAAGAGATGCAAACCCAGAAAAAGTATTAAAAAAACTATACAAAAGTACTCCTCTTGAAAAAAACTTCCCTGTTAACCTTACAGTCTTAGTAGATAAACAACCAAAAGTTTTAAGCCTAAAAGAGATACTCCAAGAGTTTATAAAACACAGACTTGAAGTTATAACAAGAAGAACGCTGTTTGACCTTGAAAAAGCAGAAAACAGACTCCACATAGTAGAAGGTTTAATTGTAGCCTTAGAAAATGCTGATAAAGTAATAGATATAGTGAGGTCTTCAAAAGATACATCACAGGCAAGGGAACTTTTAACAACAAGATATAACCTTACAGAAACTCAAGCAAACGCAATTCTTGATATGAGACTTGCAAGGTTTACAGCTTTAGAAACTAGTAAGTTAAAAGAAGAGAAAAAAGATCTTGAAAGTCAAATAGAAAACTATAAAAAAATCCTTTCAAGCGAAGAAGAAAAGATAAAAGTCTTTATTAAAGAGATGGATGAAATGCTTTCCAAATACTCTGATGAAAGAAAAACTACCATATCCGTGGAAAAAGAGCTAACCTTTAAAGAGTACTTTATGTTTGCTGTAATGTCCTCAGGAAAAGTCTACAATCAGAAAGTAGATGAAAATATCGATAAAAATGAAATCTTACAAAAGATAGTAAATAGCATTTCCTTAAATTCTGTAGAAGGGGAAAAGATAATTTCTATCCAAGAAGTAGAAAGTTCTAAACCTGTTGCATTCTTTACAAAAGAAGGAAAAGCAGATTGGAGCCTTGTTATAGACCTTCCAAAAGGAGAAGGTAAGTTAAAAGTTGATTCAGAGATTGTAGGAACAATTTATCAAGGAGAAGGAGAAGAAAACAGAGTATTCTTAATAACTAAAAAAGGTATTATAAAAAGAATGTTTGATGAAGATATTTTCTACAAATCCCATAACCATACTGTAATGCCTTTAAATGAAGGAGATGAGTTAGCAGTTGCTATAGCAGACCAAAATCCTTCTTATATAGGAATATACACAAAAAATGCTGACTTATTACTTTTTGAAAGAAATGAAGTTAGAGTAACGGGAGATAAAGCAAAAGGTGTAGAAGGAATAGATTTAGACCCTTCTGATGAAGTTGCAGGATCATTTTTGATAGATGGGCATAACTACATTTTAGTTGCAACTTCAAAAGGTTATATGAAATTAGTTGAAAAGTCTGAGTTCCCTATAAAGAAAAGAGGACAAAAAGGTTTAATGGCTATAAAACTTGATAATAAAGATGACTATGTAGTCTCTATGATTCCAATAGATATAGGTGAAGAGGTTTTAATTCAAACAAAACACGGAAAATTACTAAAAATTAAAATAGACCCATCTATAATACCAATAGGAAAAAGAACATCTGCTGGAGAAAATAAATTTAACTTTGAAGCTGACAGTATAATGAAAGTTATAAAACTACCAAAATTTGAAGTAGTAGAAAATGATAGTTAA
- a CDS encoding molybdopterin-dependent oxidoreductase, producing MALSRRDFLKSMSVASTALGLGSTEAFAKSKAMIIEDPRASYPNSSFVENMYRKEFAYTYGKKEEHGTAYHCVNCQGNCAWDVWVQNGIVTRENQAANYPLLNPKIPDANPRGCNKGVQHSQVMYEKDRILYPMKRVGERGEGKWKRISWDEAITEVATKIYETMLTVGPQGNYIHVGAGMLTEARAASGKRLGTLLGAVRPYIASYVGDMFPGVSLVYGEGNIGFSYDFVYTANVQIWWGQDPNKTRIPDAHWVWEGKYNGGKVIVITPDYNATAKGADLWVPVRAGYDGFLAMSIINEIIQQKLYKPNFIKVFTDLPFLVRLDNKKLLRLSDIDKNDPMFDKEIFHNMEEKAHGKEFEEHEVFLSYNLKNGKFTIMPGSEGNPIKTLRLKDLGWDIDPALEGVYEVKLKDGSKVKVTPAFELLKAEAAKFPAEKTFKLTNVHPKIVQQLARDIALPKVAFISMGFTIGKYFNGMLAQRAIASITPLCGRLGPYGGFNSENEWSISGLAKISGFAGKYKERFASGFVSEFVLGNMMQDFDKLYEEDTFKQAMGMSKDEYKKKVEEMLSKSEGDKGIGHGKSYWNDVQTFLLFADARFRRNKGSSYKKAFLEKAKFIAYVDFRMSDFANYADILLPAKSHYEVWDLRTNPGYHRFANLAHPPANLKPVGEAKSEWEICTMIVEKIQEIAMKKYKETGDQKYIKIPDPKLSKTGYRDLDTLVDEYTINGQLRDDRDAVELALENTDQFKPNTIESMFKRGGYLVLNEKAGKSSPLYPDKPYNVFENNLYLYERFETLSGRITYYVDDDLWIQEGANVPTAKEPIRPRKFPFVLMTPHARWSIHSTYKTSTILLRLQRGKPYVMINPEIAKKKGIKDGDEIRIYNSIGEFYAMAKVYPSCPKDAIILEHGWEPFFYKGRKGHNEVVASPLNLLELSDGWGHLKFGGNWDGNQHAYETSVDIEKV from the coding sequence ATGGCTTTATCAAGAAGGGACTTTTTAAAAAGTATGTCAGTAGCAAGTACAGCTTTAGGACTTGGTTCAACTGAGGCTTTTGCGAAATCAAAGGCTATGATTATAGAGGATCCAAGGGCTTCATATCCTAACTCATCTTTTGTAGAAAATATGTACAGAAAAGAGTTTGCATACACTTATGGAAAGAAAGAAGAACACGGAACAGCTTACCACTGTGTAAACTGTCAAGGTAACTGTGCGTGGGACGTATGGGTACAAAACGGTATAGTAACAAGGGAAAACCAAGCAGCTAATTATCCTCTTTTAAATCCTAAAATACCAGATGCAAATCCAAGAGGATGTAATAAAGGTGTTCAACACTCTCAAGTTATGTATGAAAAAGACAGAATCCTCTATCCTATGAAAAGAGTTGGAGAGAGAGGAGAAGGTAAGTGGAAGAGAATATCTTGGGATGAAGCTATCACAGAAGTTGCTACGAAAATATACGAAACTATGTTAACTGTTGGTCCTCAAGGAAACTACATACACGTTGGTGCAGGTATGCTTACAGAAGCAAGAGCAGCATCAGGTAAAAGACTTGGAACTCTGCTTGGAGCTGTAAGACCTTACATAGCTTCTTACGTTGGTGATATGTTCCCGGGAGTGTCTTTAGTATATGGTGAAGGTAATATTGGGTTCTCTTACGATTTTGTTTATACTGCAAACGTTCAAATTTGGTGGGGGCAAGACCCTAACAAAACAAGAATTCCAGATGCTCACTGGGTTTGGGAAGGTAAATACAACGGTGGAAAGGTTATAGTTATTACTCCAGATTACAACGCAACAGCAAAGGGAGCTGACCTATGGGTACCTGTAAGAGCAGGATATGATGGATTTTTAGCGATGTCAATAATAAACGAAATAATCCAGCAAAAACTTTATAAACCTAACTTTATAAAAGTATTTACAGATTTACCTTTCTTAGTAAGACTTGATAACAAAAAACTCTTAAGACTATCAGACATAGATAAAAATGACCCTATGTTTGATAAAGAGATATTCCACAATATGGAAGAAAAAGCTCATGGAAAAGAATTTGAAGAGCATGAAGTGTTCTTATCTTACAACCTTAAAAACGGTAAGTTTACGATAATGCCCGGTTCTGAAGGAAACCCAATTAAGACATTAAGATTAAAAGACCTTGGATGGGATATAGACCCTGCTTTAGAAGGTGTTTACGAGGTAAAACTAAAAGATGGTTCAAAAGTTAAAGTTACACCTGCTTTTGAATTATTAAAAGCAGAAGCTGCAAAATTCCCAGCTGAAAAAACATTTAAGCTAACAAACGTTCATCCAAAAATAGTTCAGCAACTTGCAAGAGATATAGCACTTCCAAAAGTTGCGTTTATATCTATGGGATTTACAATTGGTAAATACTTTAACGGTATGCTAGCTCAAAGAGCTATAGCGTCTATTACACCACTTTGTGGAAGACTTGGACCTTACGGTGGATTTAACTCTGAGAATGAGTGGTCAATATCTGGATTGGCAAAAATATCTGGATTTGCTGGTAAATATAAGGAAAGATTTGCCTCAGGATTCGTAAGTGAGTTTGTCCTTGGTAATATGATGCAAGACTTTGACAAACTCTACGAAGAAGATACGTTTAAACAAGCAATGGGAATGTCAAAAGATGAGTATAAGAAGAAAGTTGAAGAGATGCTTTCAAAATCCGAAGGTGATAAAGGAATAGGACACGGAAAGTCTTACTGGAACGATGTTCAGACATTCTTACTATTTGCAGACGCAAGATTTAGAAGAAATAAGGGTTCTTCTTATAAAAAAGCATTTTTAGAAAAAGCTAAATTTATAGCTTATGTAGATTTTAGAATGTCAGATTTTGCAAACTATGCAGATATCCTTTTACCAGCGAAATCTCACTACGAAGTTTGGGATTTAAGGACAAACCCAGGATACCATAGATTTGCAAACTTAGCACATCCACCTGCAAATCTAAAACCTGTTGGAGAGGCTAAATCTGAGTGGGAAATCTGCACTATGATTGTTGAAAAAATCCAAGAAATTGCGATGAAGAAATACAAAGAAACAGGAGATCAAAAATACATCAAAATACCAGACCCAAAACTTTCAAAAACTGGATACAGAGACCTTGATACATTAGTTGACGAGTATACGATAAATGGGCAACTTAGAGACGATAGAGATGCTGTAGAGCTTGCTCTTGAAAACACAGACCAGTTTAAACCTAACACAATAGAATCTATGTTCAAAAGAGGTGGTTATTTAGTGTTAAACGAAAAAGCTGGAAAATCCTCACCTCTATATCCAGATAAACCATATAACGTATTTGAAAACAACCTCTACCTTTATGAAAGATTTGAAACTCTATCTGGAAGAATAACTTACTACGTAGATGATGACTTATGGATACAGGAAGGTGCAAATGTCCCAACAGCAAAAGAACCTATTAGACCAAGAAAGTTTCCATTTGTACTTATGACACCACACGCAAGATGGTCAATCCACTCTACATATAAGACATCAACTATTCTCCTTAGACTTCAAAGAGGAAAACCTTACGTAATGATAAACCCTGAAATCGCAAAGAAAAAAGGCATTAAAGACGGTGATGAAATAAGAATTTACAACTCTATAGGTGAATTTTACGCAATGGCTAAGGTATACCCTTCTTGTCCGAAAGATGCAATAATTCTTGAACACGGTTGGGAACCATTCTTCTACAAAGGAAGAAAAGGACACAACGAAGTTGTAGCATCACCTTTAAACCTGTTAGAGCTTTCAGATGGTTGGGGACATCTTAAGTTTGGTGGAAACTGGGATGGTAACCAGCATGCTTACGAAACTTCCGTTGATATAGAAAAAGTTTAA
- a CDS encoding YeeE/YedE thiosulfate transporter family protein produces the protein MEHTNHLIMGLITGALFGFVLFKVGAVRYSRVEGMLLLRDLKIMKFAFTGIATASIIYGLADILGFAESTNLIPRIMPYMGVAHLIGGVMFGIAMASAGFCPGTCVARVGAGKFISAAGVVGLVLGVIIYNAIQPSLIEAGILGNRQDLTLYGVLGVPYGPLAVAWGILFLIFALIADWLDPAKKLYQEKTSFNLIKNEWHWAIGGVAAGSIIAWATAQGEYLGFSGALLALIGWISHLIGHPISNVVPQVNEGIIWHSGLILGVLPGAFLAAIISGRFKFDPVPPAFAKVTPIPYVRMILVFFAGLFLALGALIGGGCTTGAFLAAYPTLSIGSMAMSATYFVVGVLTANLIYFGRWSRFVEAKKESEEVYD, from the coding sequence ATGGAACATACAAATCATCTTATAATGGGTCTCATAACAGGTGCTTTATTTGGTTTCGTCCTCTTTAAAGTTGGAGCTGTAAGGTATTCTCGCGTTGAAGGTATGCTTCTTTTAAGGGACTTAAAAATTATGAAGTTTGCATTTACTGGCATAGCTACAGCTTCAATAATCTATGGACTTGCTGATATTCTTGGATTTGCTGAGTCTACAAACCTTATTCCAAGGATAATGCCGTATATGGGTGTGGCACACCTTATAGGTGGTGTGATGTTTGGAATTGCTATGGCTTCTGCCGGTTTTTGTCCAGGAACTTGTGTTGCAAGGGTAGGAGCTGGTAAATTTATATCAGCTGCAGGGGTTGTTGGTTTAGTTTTAGGTGTTATTATTTACAACGCTATTCAACCTTCTCTAATAGAAGCAGGTATTTTAGGTAATAGACAAGATTTAACACTTTATGGTGTTTTAGGAGTTCCTTACGGTCCATTAGCTGTTGCATGGGGTATTTTATTCTTAATTTTTGCTTTAATCGCAGACTGGTTAGACCCAGCTAAAAAACTTTATCAAGAGAAAACAAGTTTTAATCTTATAAAAAATGAATGGCACTGGGCTATAGGTGGTGTGGCTGCGGGTTCAATAATTGCATGGGCTACAGCTCAAGGAGAGTATTTAGGTTTTTCAGGAGCATTACTTGCTTTAATAGGTTGGATTTCCCATTTAATAGGACATCCTATATCAAATGTTGTTCCTCAGGTTAATGAAGGGATAATATGGCATTCAGGATTAATATTAGGTGTTTTACCGGGAGCATTCTTAGCTGCCATAATATCAGGTAGATTTAAGTTTGACCCTGTTCCTCCTGCTTTTGCAAAGGTTACTCCAATTCCATACGTAAGGATGATTCTGGTTTTCTTTGCGGGATTGTTCTTAGCATTAGGAGCTTTAATAGGTGGTGGTTGTACAACAGGAGCGTTTTTAGCTGCATATCCTACACTTTCTATTGGTAGTATGGCAATGTCTGCTACTTACTTTGTAGTAGGGGTCTTAACTGCAAACCTAATCTACTTTGGTAGGTGGTCAAGATTTGTAGAAGCTAAAAAAGAATCTGAAGAAGTTTATGACTAA
- a CDS encoding DMSO reductase family iron-sulfur subunit produces MSKRQLAMVMDLNKCIGCQTCTVACKTQWTNRNGREYMYWNNVETHPGAGYPRNWMEAGGGFDQDGNLRDGIIPDMVLDYGVPWDYNHDELFNGSLLQTKSNLEWGPNWDEDVGGGEYPNSYFFYIPRICNHCSNPGCLAACPREAIFKREQDGIVLVDLERCQGYRYCIAGCPYKKIYFNPKISKSEKCIFCFPRVEKGLPPACAHQCVGRIRFVGFLDDEEGQVYKLVHKYKVALPLRPDFGTQPNVYYVPPLFEPPKFDDNMAPIEDSKRIPMEYLELLFGKEVHQALETLRKEMEKRSRGEESELMDILIAYSHRDMFRLDNNYYQQEAAKKGLKGSEFFKVIDQRYLQGSNTQRVEIKDYTFHEKILPLPQKEKHEGH; encoded by the coding sequence ATGTCAAAAAGACAACTTGCAATGGTAATGGATTTAAATAAATGTATAGGTTGCCAAACTTGTACAGTTGCATGTAAAACACAATGGACTAACAGAAACGGAAGAGAATATATGTATTGGAATAACGTTGAAACACATCCTGGAGCTGGATATCCAAGAAACTGGATGGAAGCTGGTGGTGGTTTTGACCAAGACGGTAATTTAAGAGATGGTATTATTCCAGATATGGTATTAGACTATGGAGTACCGTGGGATTATAACCACGATGAACTTTTCAACGGTTCACTTTTACAAACTAAATCCAATTTAGAATGGGGACCAAACTGGGATGAAGATGTAGGAGGAGGAGAGTATCCAAACTCTTACTTCTTCTACATCCCAAGAATATGCAACCACTGTTCTAACCCTGGTTGTCTTGCTGCATGTCCAAGGGAAGCTATATTTAAAAGAGAACAAGACGGTATAGTTTTAGTTGACCTTGAAAGATGTCAAGGTTATAGATACTGTATAGCAGGATGCCCTTACAAGAAAATATACTTTAACCCTAAAATATCTAAATCTGAAAAATGTATATTCTGTTTCCCAAGGGTAGAAAAAGGTTTACCTCCAGCTTGTGCTCACCAGTGTGTAGGTAGAATAAGATTTGTAGGATTTTTAGATGACGAAGAAGGACAAGTTTATAAATTAGTTCATAAATACAAAGTTGCCTTACCACTTAGACCAGACTTTGGAACTCAACCAAACGTTTACTATGTTCCACCATTATTTGAACCACCAAAATTTGATGATAATATGGCTCCTATAGAAGATTCAAAAAGAATTCCTATGGAGTATTTAGAGCTCTTATTTGGAAAAGAAGTTCACCAAGCACTTGAAACTTTAAGAAAAGAAATGGAAAAAAGATCAAGAGGAGAAGAGTCTGAGCTAATGGATATTCTTATCGCATACTCCCACAGAGACATGTTCAGACTTGACAATAACTATTATCAACAAGAAGCTGCTAAAAAAGGTCTTAAAGGTTCAGAGTTTTTCAAAGTAATAGACCAAAGATACTTACAAGGGTCAAACACTCAAAGAGTAGAGATCAAAGACTACACATTCCATGAAAAGATTTTACCGCTTCCACAAAAAGAAAAACATGAAGGTCATTAA
- a CDS encoding rhodanese-like domain-containing protein — protein sequence MSPKIERGIYVAIILVLAIVLISFGKKEVELKKQIPITAEELYKKLSNPKIKVQIIDVRELTLSDEVGGYEDSRIPGALPYPNCDDSKMNQGYLVEAKKRINPYMYTVIISADGNPEIFKKCAEKFTNAQNLAGGMKAWQEAGLPDESGEYTPPKAGGGGGCL from the coding sequence ATGAGTCCAAAAATTGAAAGAGGTATTTATGTAGCAATAATATTGGTTCTTGCGATTGTTTTAATATCCTTTGGTAAGAAAGAAGTTGAACTTAAAAAACAGATACCTATAACAGCAGAAGAATTATACAAAAAATTATCTAATCCTAAGATAAAAGTACAAATTATAGATGTTAGAGAGTTAACTTTAAGTGATGAAGTAGGTGGGTATGAGGACTCAAGGATACCCGGAGCTCTACCTTATCCTAACTGTGATGATTCAAAGATGAACCAAGGATATTTAGTAGAAGCTAAGAAAAGGATAAATCCTTACATGTATACAGTTATTATCTCAGCAGATGGAAATCCAGAGATTTTTAAAAAGTGTGCTGAAAAGTTTACAAACGCTCAAAACTTGGCTGGTGGAATGAAAGCATGGCAAGAAGCCGGATTACCTGATGAGTCTGGAGAGTACACTCCACCTAAAGCAGGTGGTGGTGGTGGATGTTTATAA